The Afipia massiliensis genome has a segment encoding these proteins:
- a CDS encoding fumarylacetoacetate hydrolase family protein, translated as MRLVNFEEHGAPRLGILQAGDRVTRLIDVAPGLPQELGALLQLGPSVFSQIIAALVTHPDCETRPLSSLRLLPPAPVAGKILCLGLNYLDHAAESKMDRPQDPVIFLRTASSLVGHGGAIVCPAISNTLDFEGELVAIIGKRARHVQRSAALEHVAGYSIFNDGSIREYQRRTTQWTVGKNFDATGAFGPVFVSADELPAGAKGLRIETILNGVTMQDANTSDMIFDVAETIAFLSGCMTLEPGDVLVMGTPAGVGAARKPPVWMKPHDTVEVRIERIGTLTNHVAAEEPVSSAA; from the coding sequence ATGCGGCTGGTGAATTTTGAGGAGCATGGCGCTCCGCGGCTGGGAATACTGCAAGCCGGAGATCGCGTGACGCGGTTGATCGATGTCGCGCCCGGCCTGCCGCAGGAATTGGGCGCACTGCTCCAGCTTGGCCCGAGTGTCTTTAGCCAGATCATTGCCGCGCTTGTGACCCACCCGGATTGCGAAACACGGCCGCTGTCATCGCTTCGGCTGCTGCCGCCGGCCCCCGTTGCGGGAAAGATTCTCTGCCTTGGGCTCAACTATCTCGATCATGCGGCCGAGTCCAAAATGGATCGGCCGCAGGACCCGGTCATATTCCTGCGCACCGCCAGTTCGCTCGTCGGCCATGGCGGAGCGATTGTGTGCCCCGCCATCTCGAACACGCTCGATTTCGAAGGAGAGCTCGTTGCCATTATCGGCAAGCGGGCCCGGCATGTTCAGCGTAGTGCCGCACTGGAGCACGTCGCGGGATATTCAATTTTCAACGACGGCTCGATCCGGGAGTACCAGAGGCGGACAACGCAATGGACGGTTGGAAAGAACTTCGATGCGACAGGTGCCTTTGGACCCGTGTTCGTGTCGGCCGACGAACTGCCCGCGGGCGCCAAAGGACTGCGGATTGAAACGATCCTGAACGGGGTCACGATGCAGGACGCCAACACCAGCGACATGATTTTTGACGTCGCCGAAACGATCGCATTCTTGTCGGGCTGCATGACGCTTGAGCCGGGCGACGTCCTGGTGATGGGAACGCCAGCCGGAGTGGGAGCCGCGCGAAAGCCGCCCGTGTGGATGAAGCCTCATGACACCGTAGAGGTCCGGATCGAACGCATCGGCACGCTGACAAACCACGTCGCGGCGGAAGAACCGGTGTCGAGCGCGGCCTGA
- a CDS encoding GntR family transcriptional regulator, protein MTLTSSVEQQIRRDLRSAVFLPGQRLAIDVLRERYGTGASPVREALSRLSAEGLVVQLDQRGFRVPAVSVDELNELTRTRCLLNEITLRESIARGGSEYEEGIVLALHRLSATPMQDPGEPTRINPEWEQRHQLFHASLIAACGTRWLIDFDATLFEQSARYRSLSARATPAKRDTKKEHEEIARAVLARDTAEAIKLLNRHIEHTAKLVSQITPRFETSEK, encoded by the coding sequence GTGACGCTGACGTCATCGGTCGAGCAGCAGATCCGGCGCGATCTTCGTTCTGCCGTCTTCCTGCCCGGACAACGGCTGGCGATCGATGTCCTGCGCGAGCGTTACGGCACCGGTGCAAGTCCGGTCCGCGAGGCCTTGAGTCGTCTGTCGGCCGAGGGCCTCGTCGTGCAACTGGACCAGCGCGGATTTCGCGTACCGGCTGTTTCGGTTGATGAACTCAATGAGCTGACGCGGACGCGCTGCCTGCTGAACGAGATCACGCTGCGGGAGTCGATTGCCCGCGGCGGAAGCGAATACGAGGAAGGCATCGTACTGGCGCTGCACCGTTTGTCCGCGACGCCAATGCAGGATCCAGGCGAGCCAACCCGGATCAATCCCGAATGGGAGCAACGTCACCAGCTTTTCCATGCCTCGCTCATCGCAGCTTGCGGGACCAGATGGCTGATCGATTTCGACGCGACCCTGTTCGAGCAATCTGCACGCTATCGGTCGCTGTCCGCACGAGCCACGCCAGCGAAAAGAGACACCAAAAAGGAGCATGAAGAAATTGCGCGCGCAGTCCTCGCGCGAGACACCGCGGAAGCCATAAAGCTCCTCAACCGGCACATTGAGCACACTGCCAAGCTCGTGTCCCAGATCACGCCCCGCTTTGAAACCAGCGAAAAGTGA
- a CDS encoding ABC transporter substrate-binding protein produces the protein MLRFCLRVVPFAMMATTAAWAETPVKVGVLADMSGLYSDIGGQGAVDAVRMAIEDFKPAANGLKVDIISADTQNKPDIATGLARKWFDTEGVDVLVDLPTSAISLAVGSLVKEKNKVALYTASASSDLSGKACTPNTVHWTYDTWALSHGTGAAITKNGGKSWFFLVADYAFGQALERDASGVVKANGGTVLGSVRHPLDTKDFSSFILQAQASKAQIIGLANGGGDTVNSIKTAAEFGLLQGGQKLAGMLLFISDIHTLGLKSAQGLLLTTAFYWDYDEKTRAFGERFAARNGGKYPSMTQAGAYSATLAYLAAVKATGSAKDGAAVVKAMRDAGPINDPLFGETTIRVDGRAVHRMLLVEVKKPEESKKPFDYYKVVATIPPAEAFRPLNEGGCPLVK, from the coding sequence ATGTTACGCTTTTGTTTGCGAGTTGTGCCGTTTGCGATGATGGCGACCACGGCGGCGTGGGCCGAAACACCGGTGAAGGTCGGTGTGCTTGCCGACATGTCGGGCCTCTATTCCGATATCGGTGGCCAGGGAGCAGTCGATGCTGTTCGCATGGCAATCGAAGACTTCAAGCCGGCGGCCAATGGGTTGAAGGTCGACATCATATCGGCGGATACCCAGAACAAGCCGGATATTGCAACCGGGCTGGCACGCAAGTGGTTTGATACTGAAGGTGTCGATGTTCTTGTCGATCTGCCGACAAGTGCGATCTCGCTCGCAGTCGGCTCTCTCGTCAAGGAGAAGAACAAGGTGGCGCTTTATACCGCGTCGGCCAGTTCGGATCTGTCCGGCAAGGCGTGCACGCCCAACACGGTGCATTGGACGTACGACACCTGGGCCCTTTCGCACGGGACCGGCGCTGCGATCACCAAGAACGGCGGCAAGAGCTGGTTTTTCCTGGTCGCCGACTATGCCTTCGGACAGGCGCTTGAGCGCGATGCATCGGGCGTGGTGAAGGCGAATGGCGGCACGGTGCTTGGATCGGTGCGTCATCCGCTCGACACCAAGGATTTCTCCTCCTTCATCCTGCAGGCCCAGGCGTCGAAAGCCCAGATTATCGGTCTTGCCAACGGCGGCGGCGACACCGTCAACTCGATCAAGACGGCGGCCGAGTTCGGCTTGTTGCAGGGCGGGCAGAAGCTTGCGGGCATGCTGCTCTTCATTTCCGACATTCACACCCTTGGCTTGAAGTCGGCGCAGGGACTTCTTCTGACCACCGCGTTCTATTGGGACTACGACGAAAAGACGCGCGCCTTCGGCGAGCGGTTTGCCGCACGCAACGGCGGCAAGTATCCGTCGATGACCCAGGCCGGAGCCTATTCGGCGACGCTTGCCTATCTCGCCGCTGTCAAGGCAACCGGCAGCGCAAAGGATGGGGCCGCCGTGGTCAAGGCGATGCGCGACGCCGGGCCGATCAATGACCCGCTGTTTGGTGAAACCACCATCCGGGTTGATGGCCGTGCGGTCCATCGCATGCTGTTGGTCGAAGTCAAAAAGCCGGAAGAGTCCAAGAAGCCTTTTGACTATTACAAGGTGGTCGCCACCATCCCGCCAGCGGAGGCTTTCCGCCCCCTCAACGAAGGTGGCTGCCCGCTCGTCAAATAG
- a CDS encoding Bug family tripartite tricarboxylate transporter substrate binding protein produces MTLKFSRYALLALVAGSLAVAGKAQAQTWPEKPITFVVPFAAGGGTDAFARPLAAQLDTQLGTRVLIENRAGAGGTVGASQASKAAPDGYTFFVGAAHHAIAPAIYPNLDYNLERDFVPVALIARPPQVIVVNPDKVAAKTLAEFITYLRANPDKLNYGSAGAGTTHHLAGELFKILTKTRIIHVPYRGAGPAMADLVAGHVPLVFDGLGSSAPQIRGGQLRALAVAAPKRVPAFPDVPTAAEAGVPGYEVSTWYGVFAPKKTPPAIVERMIKELQKAMQTATIKDAWERNGTDVPDVTGAAFGTMVSAETVRWQKVVTEAGVKLD; encoded by the coding sequence GTGACTCTGAAATTCAGTCGGTACGCTTTACTCGCACTTGTGGCCGGTTCGTTGGCCGTGGCCGGCAAGGCCCAGGCCCAAACCTGGCCGGAAAAGCCGATCACCTTTGTCGTGCCGTTCGCAGCCGGCGGCGGTACCGACGCGTTCGCGCGTCCGCTTGCCGCCCAACTCGACACGCAACTGGGAACGCGCGTGCTGATCGAGAACCGCGCAGGTGCGGGTGGCACCGTGGGCGCATCGCAAGCCTCCAAGGCCGCGCCTGACGGTTATACCTTCTTCGTCGGTGCCGCCCATCATGCGATCGCTCCGGCGATCTATCCCAATCTCGACTACAATCTCGAACGGGATTTTGTGCCGGTGGCGCTGATCGCGCGGCCTCCGCAGGTCATCGTGGTCAATCCTGACAAGGTTGCCGCCAAGACCCTCGCCGAATTCATCACTTATCTGCGCGCCAATCCCGACAAGCTGAACTATGGCTCGGCCGGCGCCGGGACCACACATCATCTCGCTGGCGAACTGTTCAAGATCCTGACCAAGACGCGCATTATTCACGTGCCCTATCGCGGGGCGGGGCCCGCGATGGCTGACCTCGTCGCCGGACACGTACCGCTCGTGTTTGACGGGCTCGGCTCATCCGCACCGCAAATCAGGGGCGGACAGTTGCGCGCGCTTGCGGTCGCGGCGCCAAAACGGGTCCCGGCGTTCCCCGATGTGCCCACGGCTGCGGAAGCCGGTGTGCCGGGATATGAAGTCTCGACCTGGTATGGCGTTTTCGCACCGAAGAAAACGCCGCCGGCGATCGTCGAACGCATGATCAAGGAACTTCAGAAGGCGATGCAGACGGCGACAATCAAGGATGCCTGGGAGCGCAACGGCACCGACGTTCCCGATGTCACCGGCGCGGCGTTCGGCACGATGGTGTCTGCGGAAACCGTGCGCTGGCAGAAGGTCGTCACCGAGGCAGGCGTGAAGCTGGACTGA
- a CDS encoding TonB-dependent receptor, whose amino-acid sequence MPTVDVVTPRVQQARRMASRPATAPTSTDASQDVGQAPVASASEQNFAGEEVNARPFSRPAEALEVVPGLMVTQHSGEGKANQYFLRGFNLDHGTDLAISVDGMPVNMRTHGHGQGYADLNFLIPELIGSVNVRKGPYFADEGDFSSVGSVHVGLIDTIQKSMALATVGSFGYRRALGVTSTKAGDGNLLIAGEANTYNGPWDNPDKLRKLNAVVRYTEGTAANGFSLTGMAYSNRWNSTDQIPLRAITSGLVGRYGALDPTDGGNSDRFSLSGRWAQTDRNGSSKINFYAIKSSLDLYNNFTFFLDNSNLGDQFHQRDDRVLAGVNASHTFNHAVAGLPMQTEIGIQSRYDDIKVALSKTYQRQFWEGTRNDKVKEGSVGLFVQNTVYWSDWMRTTLGYRGDFYTTNVNSLLRPANSGNATASIGSPKLSVVFGPFAKTELFLNAGEGFHSNDARGVTIRESSSNDGSLVDASPFLVKTRGAEVGIRTRLIPGLDSSVSLFLLDSASEILFVGDAGDTEPSRPSRRYGVEWTNHYKPVSWLQIDGDLAITHARFRGDNSAQAAAYAELAGYPEAQIGNAPGNYIPGAPNMIASVGIRLGEKTGWFGALRYRYFGPRPLTEDGAFVSPATGLLNGQVGYRFDNGWRIQLDAFNLTDSKSDQITYAYGSLLKTDALYTQCRFGAPPPPAAVCQTGVMDRVLHPVEPFAVRLTVAGQF is encoded by the coding sequence TTGCCGACCGTCGACGTGGTGACGCCCCGCGTTCAGCAGGCGCGTCGGATGGCATCCCGCCCGGCAACCGCACCCACGAGCACTGACGCGAGTCAGGATGTCGGGCAGGCGCCGGTCGCGTCCGCCAGTGAACAGAATTTTGCCGGTGAAGAGGTCAACGCGCGGCCGTTCTCGCGGCCCGCCGAGGCGCTTGAAGTCGTGCCCGGTCTCATGGTCACGCAGCACAGCGGCGAGGGCAAAGCCAATCAGTACTTTCTGCGCGGCTTCAATCTGGATCACGGAACGGATCTGGCGATCTCGGTCGATGGCATGCCGGTCAACATGCGCACCCACGGCCATGGACAGGGCTATGCCGATCTGAATTTCCTGATCCCGGAACTGATCGGATCGGTCAATGTGCGCAAGGGACCGTATTTCGCCGACGAGGGCGACTTTTCGTCGGTCGGTTCGGTGCATGTCGGATTGATCGATACCATTCAAAAATCGATGGCGCTGGCGACCGTCGGCAGCTTCGGCTATCGCCGCGCGCTCGGGGTCACCTCGACCAAGGCAGGCGACGGCAACCTGCTGATCGCCGGTGAGGCCAATACCTATAACGGCCCATGGGACAATCCCGACAAGCTGCGCAAGCTGAATGCCGTGGTGCGCTACACGGAAGGCACCGCGGCCAACGGATTTTCGCTGACCGGCATGGCCTATTCCAATCGCTGGAATTCGACCGACCAGATTCCGCTCCGCGCCATCACATCGGGGCTTGTCGGCCGTTACGGGGCGCTCGATCCGACCGACGGCGGCAACTCCGATCGCTTCTCGCTGTCCGGGCGATGGGCGCAGACCGACAGGAACGGGTCGTCGAAGATCAATTTCTATGCGATCAAAAGCTCGCTCGATCTCTATAACAACTTCACCTTCTTCCTGGATAATTCAAACCTTGGCGACCAGTTTCATCAGCGCGATGATCGCGTTCTCGCAGGTGTGAATGCCTCGCACACCTTCAATCACGCGGTTGCCGGCCTGCCGATGCAGACCGAAATCGGCATCCAGAGCCGTTATGACGACATCAAGGTCGCGCTGTCGAAAACCTATCAGCGGCAATTTTGGGAAGGTACGCGCAACGACAAGGTGAAAGAGGGCAGCGTCGGGCTCTTCGTCCAGAACACCGTTTACTGGTCGGACTGGATGCGCACCACGCTCGGCTATCGCGGCGACTTCTACACCACGAATGTCAATTCGCTGCTGAGACCGGCAAATTCTGGCAACGCCACCGCCTCGATCGGCAGTCCCAAGCTGAGCGTTGTGTTCGGGCCGTTCGCGAAAACCGAACTGTTCCTTAACGCGGGTGAAGGCTTTCACAGCAACGACGCGCGCGGCGTCACCATCAGGGAATCCTCGTCGAATGACGGGTCGTTGGTGGATGCGTCGCCATTTTTGGTCAAGACACGTGGCGCCGAGGTCGGCATCCGAACGCGGCTCATTCCCGGTCTCGACAGCTCGGTCAGCCTGTTTCTGCTCGACTCCGCGTCGGAGATATTGTTCGTCGGCGATGCGGGTGACACCGAGCCGAGCCGGCCGAGCCGACGCTACGGCGTGGAGTGGACCAATCACTACAAGCCGGTGTCGTGGCTTCAGATTGATGGCGACCTTGCCATCACCCATGCGCGGTTTCGCGGCGACAACTCGGCCCAGGCGGCAGCTTATGCCGAACTGGCGGGTTATCCGGAGGCGCAGATCGGCAACGCGCCGGGCAATTACATTCCCGGCGCGCCGAACATGATCGCCTCCGTGGGCATCAGGCTTGGCGAGAAAACCGGATGGTTCGGCGCACTGCGCTATCGCTATTTCGGCCCGCGCCCGCTCACCGAAGACGGTGCTTTCGTGTCGCCGGCCACGGGCCTGCTGAACGGGCAGGTCGGTTACCGGTTCGACAACGGCTGGCGCATCCAGCTCGACGCCTTCAATCTGACCGACAGCAAGTCCGACCAGATCACCTATGCCTACGGATCGCTGCTGAAAACAGATGCTTTGTATACGCAATGCAGGTTCGGTGCGCCGCCGCCGCCAGCGGCGGTCTGTCAGACCGGCGTGATGGACCGCGTCCTGCATCCCGTCGAGCCGTTCGCGGTTCGGCTCACCGTGGCGGGTCAATTCTGA
- a CDS encoding urease accessory protein: MFGILGLGFLIGMQHALEADHVAAVSSIAARRSSVRDIVKHGLTWGLGHTITLFIFAGAAILLGHTIPEHLAGPLETAVGVMLVGLGAHVLWRLWRDRAHFHQHRHADGTAHLHLHSHGADSVPHPRSGHDHQHGFRWRSLLVGLMHGMAGSAALLVLVVSQFANPLHGLLYILLFGIGSMLGMGALSTVIAVPLAVSARSLTWANRGLQAVVGVVTIGIGAMTIYSTALA; encoded by the coding sequence ATGTTCGGAATTCTAGGCCTCGGCTTTCTTATCGGAATGCAACATGCCCTCGAGGCCGATCACGTCGCAGCGGTGTCCAGCATTGCGGCCCGACGATCGAGCGTCCGAGATATCGTCAAGCACGGGCTGACCTGGGGACTGGGCCACACCATCACATTGTTCATTTTCGCCGGCGCTGCGATCCTTCTTGGTCACACGATCCCTGAACATCTGGCGGGGCCGCTGGAAACCGCTGTCGGTGTCATGCTGGTCGGGCTCGGCGCGCATGTGCTGTGGCGGCTATGGCGCGACCGCGCGCATTTTCATCAGCACCGCCACGCCGATGGCACCGCGCATCTTCATCTTCACAGTCATGGAGCGGACTCCGTTCCGCACCCGCGCAGCGGTCACGACCATCAGCACGGTTTCCGCTGGCGGTCCTTACTGGTCGGGTTGATGCACGGCATGGCGGGCTCGGCCGCGCTACTGGTGCTGGTTGTTTCGCAGTTCGCAAATCCGCTGCATGGCCTGCTCTACATTCTGCTGTTCGGAATAGGGTCGATGCTCGGGATGGGCGCGCTGTCCACCGTGATCGCGGTGCCGCTGGCGGTTTCCGCAAGGTCGCTGACATGGGCCAATCGCGGGCTTCAGGCGGTGGTCGGCGTTGTCACCATCGGAATCGGCGCGATGACGATCTATTCGACGGCGCTGGCGTAG
- a CDS encoding N-acyl homoserine lactonase family protein, protein MTGRLPHQNYLTPDVHNEGADLDYFVWLIRGRDGDILVDTGFNDVAARERSRGLTINPADALEQFGVRPDSIRDVVITHLHYDHAGNLDRFPNARFHLQDREMSFATGRCMCHGLLRHPFSAEDVTLMVRHVFSDRVVFHDGDDEIARGVTLHHVGGHSDGLQVVRVETERGPVVLASDAAHYYGNMHRGNPFPIVYNLGGMLEGWKIVERLAGHPDRVIPGHDPMVRELYPQVSGKADAVALHKNPKRSFAK, encoded by the coding sequence ATGACGGGACGCCTGCCGCATCAGAATTATCTCACTCCGGATGTTCACAACGAAGGCGCCGATCTCGACTACTTCGTCTGGCTGATCCGCGGCAGGGACGGCGACATTCTGGTCGATACCGGCTTCAACGACGTCGCGGCGCGCGAGCGGTCACGCGGCCTGACCATCAATCCCGCCGATGCGCTGGAGCAGTTCGGCGTCCGGCCCGACAGCATTCGCGACGTCGTCATCACGCATCTGCACTACGACCATGCGGGCAATCTCGATCGCTTTCCCAATGCGCGATTCCATCTGCAGGATCGCGAAATGAGTTTTGCGACCGGCCGCTGCATGTGCCACGGCCTGTTGCGCCATCCGTTCTCGGCGGAGGACGTCACGCTGATGGTGCGTCATGTGTTCAGCGACCGCGTCGTGTTTCACGACGGTGACGACGAGATCGCGCGGGGTGTGACGCTGCATCATGTCGGCGGACACTCGGACGGTCTGCAGGTGGTCCGCGTCGAGACCGAACGCGGGCCTGTGGTGCTGGCCTCCGATGCTGCGCACTATTACGGCAACATGCATCGCGGCAATCCGTTTCCGATCGTCTACAACCTCGGCGGCATGCTGGAGGGCTGGAAGATCGTCGAGCGTCTTGCCGGTCATCCCGATCGCGTGATTCCGGGTCACGATCCGATGGTGCGTGAGCTTTATCCGCAGGTGAGCGGGAAAGCTGACGCCGTCGCGCTGCACAAAAATCCGAAACGGTCATTCGCGAAATAA